ATTCTATTCtactttattcttttctttccttttgtcAACAAGAGAAGAAACTTGTGAAATATTGTAATCTTACATCATATATTTTGAAGTCTCAAAAGCAAAAATATGCGCTCAAATAAACCaaatttatgtgaaaaatgaaaaaaaaggtaTTTCGTAAagtaaatcaaatcaaaccgaCTTATAATTAGTTTTGGATTTATAgattcttttatcttttattttagttaaaccTCTATCATGGAATCGATAAAATTTATAAGCTAAAATTAGGGGTGATAAGTGAATGGGTTAAAATGGATTAGGTAACGGGTCCTAACCCAACTCGCTCAATTTTTACTCACTTAAGTTAATAgctttatttgttatttttatatatttttagtatctaacaaaattattattttttatgtaataattatatataacatataaaataaaataaaaatattttgactgAATCTCTCAAAAAAAATGATTCGGATTTATTTGTCAaccaaatttttaataaattaaaataataaatagacaaGTCAATAACCAATTCAAACTTAAGTACATTAAATCAAATTGGACGGGTTGAATTTAATTTTGCTGccctaaaattaatcaaaaaagcTTGACAACAGCAAGAACTTTATTGTGTGAGGAGAAATTGAGCTGCATTTTCCATTTTTGATTACTTCTGGAAGATCCAGGGAAAACAGAAAAGCTTAAGGTCAATAAGTTAATTACCATCAATTTCAgatataactaaaataaacaatagCCATAAAAATGTGTCCTACTCACTTTGTTTCGTTAGTATttgtaataatatatttcacattatgttattttactttttaaaatatttttaccttttaattttaatacgtttttaattttaaaaaatcgattcattttaaaattaaaaagaaaaattataaacttaGGTGATAAGAGTATATTAATGTCAACTTCAAGTTGTGGTGTAAATTTAACTTCCTCTAATGGACTCATTAGTGTCCTCTCCCGCTTCTTTAGCAGTAAATTTCACATCATGCTCTCTTTATTCCTTcgattttacttatttattttgaattttatgtgctagttaaaaataataactacaacaaatattttattataatgcaCTTGTTTGTTAATGTTTAGtattagaatttaaaaaataagtattttatgctaagaaaaaattaaaaataataataataatctttcattattaattagaatattaaaaatgataaatattaaaaacaaaaatctattattttattaataatagacaaataaaatgaatacagaaaaatactttttacttAATTAGTTACTCCCTTATTCATTTTCCAAGTACGTCAGTTTCCGGTGAAACTCAAATTGAATCATGCGTAACGGACTCGTTATTTTGGCGAGTTCGGAGCCTAAagagtacaaaatattaataaaaattttaaaacggtatataaaattttatattaaccaaaacggtaaaatcacTGCATCAACAACGACTTACCCCATCGGAAAAaacaaaatcgctgcctttgcAGCgatttttgcaaaatgtgattttaaaaaaaaaaataaaaaaacttttttttttaaaaaaaaataaggaaatgtTAAATCCCTGTAATggatgatattttattattttatatgttgcCAAAATTCAATATCACCACGACGCATATATAAGCAAGACCTCTCTTTTTTTATGCTACCACTCCAAATTCCTTCGGAACGatgatgaacttgaatttttaataCATCCTGCTCTACTGGACCAGGATGTACGTATACATATGATGGATGCATATctatacacaaaaaataaaaagaaataataatattaatataagtatcaaaagattgaatatatcaacaatatcatataaaagtataaaattaattaaaataaattaaaaataaaataaattcaaactcactttataaagaaaaggcttttaaaaactttagaaaattagaaaaatagcAAGACTAAGATTGTTGGAAAATTGAAAAAGTACAATCAATATGAATGAGcaattcatcaatttataacaaagtaaaaatgtTGACACTATTTACATGTGAACTGTATTcaacaatttataataaaacaaaaacgaTACTATTTACATGTGAATTCAATCAAtccataataaaataaaaactacaCTATTTGCATGTGAATAttcaatcaatttataacaaaataaaaattacactatttacatgtgaaatacaattcaatcaatttataacaaaataaaaatgtaatgtGACTTTGACACTATTTGCATGTGAATtgacacaatttttttataaatgcatgtgaattttttttaaaagtttgaatatttttgtaagaATTTGGCGTATCACCTTTTTTTTNatatatatatatatatatatatatatatatatatatatgcagctatttcttttttttaaaaaaaataaattcaataaaatcgttgtctttaattttttatttaaaaaatttaattttttaaatttagaattctatttgaattcaaatattatttaaatttaaatttaatataatatctttttttagaaagaaaatatatttgttaccttacttattcttaattttttaaaaataatgtatattttcttataagctatatatttgaatttcaaaaaatattattatttttttttataaaatcgctgctttaacatttaaaaaaaataatttaaaatcgtttccaaggcagcgatttaaaagaaaaagcagcgatttccttatttttttttattttttttgtttttttgagaaataaaataaaatcaagctAGCAGCCTAGTACGAGTAAAATGGCCAGGGCATAACATTAGGTGTTAATTGTTTGGAGAGCTCGGTTTCATCTGATTAACCTTTCCTTATAAACACTTTTTCCATTTCAAATCAATAGAATAATTGTCTAAAATATGTTTTCACTTATACTTATGCTGTTATACATTTTAGCgtatgaacttttttttaaaaaaataatcttgttTTACCTTTAATATTAGTTAACTActcattcaaaatatttttcaaatccaTAAAAAACTATGCACTGAGTGTGCACTTCACATTTCTTAAGGGTGTGCTAGTTTCATTGTAGCAAACAAAAGTAAATTATGCCTAGTAAATATTTCGTaagtaaaacttaaaaaaaattgaatatatgtaaattgaaaataaaaaatctattttggaAAGACTCAAACACTACTAGCCTTTAATGATGAACCATGAGTCTCCCATGATACAAATGAGTTATTGGTCCCCCTTCAACCTATTCCTTCTTTTAATGCACCAAACtttctcttaattaattaaaatctcATTTCCAACACTCCACTCCCTCTCATTATTTTGCTGTAGGCTCTGCGTCACGTTAATGTCTATCAAAAATTTTCACATTATATCCCTTCTCTCTCAACAACATTAAAGGGGAAAAGAAAGATAAAAGCTACGTAGAAATTTAACTCGAGGATAGTATTCTAATGTGCTGAATCTAGAGTTTCAATAAGGCAAttcaaacaaaagaagaagaaatattcCTTCTATTTACGTGacactttttttaatttcgaGATTTAAATCATAGTATATCTTTCACTTTAATCTGTAATTATTCATATTCTTTTAAcgaaaaagggcctaaaatacccttgaagtattgaaaatgataCATAATTGCCCttcacccacctattggcttcaaaatacccttttcacccatttattggcttcaaaatacccttgacatccacctttgggttcaaaattgaccacttatttcaCGGTTTCATATTTAacctatttattattttttttaaatagttaagGCTCGACGATTAGATATAATTTAATACCCAAATTTACCATTAAATCTAAACTatttaacttttgaaattcaaacgATGACATGCAAATTGATACAAagaaagcataaatctcatattttaagaataaattacGTAATGAAGCAAACATCTACTCGTCAATATTGAAAGAATCATTGACCAGTTTCACAgggattttcttaaaaaaaggaAGCAGCGCCagaatttaatcaataaaacttCCACCCGAAGTTACAATTAAATTTCTAGCTAAAGCCTAATTATATACGTTTTCTATTCTACAAGTTTATTGTTGATCTCCTCAAAAGAAGTGTATTGtaactttaatataatattgGAAGAATTATTGTTCTCTGTTTTGTTCGTCTTTTGCTTAATTTATTgtgtcgcagggtctcgttgcTTCAAACATtactttctttctcattttacgtggtactttttaaattttaaaattgaaataactttattttgaaacgtaaattttttgtaggtcgttaaacattttaaattatcaattattttaacttatattattttttaagtaatttaaaatatataaattttatttttaaaaaatgaaaatttttcgTAGATcgttaaacattttaaattattaattattttgacttatattatattttaagtaatttataaatatataaattttatgcgTAGGATTGTCTAAGCCGTATAAAGAGTCACTCATCTGGGTCCTGCTCTGATATCATGTGAAATTAGGTAtaaggcctaactcacacctcaaaagctagctcaaagggagaaGGATTGTCAAAGCCTTATAAAGAGACCATCTATCTCATTAATCATCGATATGGaactttttgttattctttaacATTTGCTTACTTTAATTAATGCAGAAATTAAGCCCTAAATTAATTTGCTTGACATTAAATAAAACGATACTCGATCCATATTCTTTTCTTTagctataaaatataaaaaaaaataaaaattggatgACAAGAAGttgatacaaaaaaatatactacTAGCTGTTAATTagttgaaacaaaaaatataccACTTCTTATGTACACgttttgacaaatcaaaaagatcaaaaaaataaaattattaatctaacaatattttaaacataataCGTGATATTATTCGTTTTGAACTGTTGATCCAGGCTTAGACTTTGTTGGGACCATAGCGGATAGGCAAAGTCGGTTTGGCTAACCACGTAGGGTTGTAATCCCCGGGCATGATCACAACAAATTTAGGTTCCATCTCCGGTTTCATCAACTCTATCGTCTTCTTCTCTTGACCGTGATCCGAATCATTAACGTTGTTTGAACGCGACGATGATTCTTCCGTTGAAGGTTTCTTGTATGAACAAGTTACGACTAATAACGCTAACGCAATTAGTCCCAATATAATTGCTAGACCACCAAAAAGATAAGGGACTGGTGAATTCCATTTGGTAATACCTGAGTCTACTAGTAATGTTGAAGTTGCATTATGTGATggcttcatcatcatcatattacttgacattttttttctctctattttatggtattgatatgatatattatgtttgttgtaTTTATAAGAGGAGGAAATAATGGGTTTTAACAGTGCATTGATAAGGAGAAATAGTTGCCATATAATGGAACCGTTTtctactcaaaaaaaaaaaaagtttaggaTTCTTTCTTTGGGTATACTGTATTCCTTGATGATCTATGCACTCAAAAGTTCGACGGTGCATCACTTTTCAATTTCCTGAATTTCCATATTTACCCCTAGTTaccatatttatgttttttaattacTCTGATCCATATTAAGTAAATTAgtgaaattatttcttttagtttaaaataaataagttatcACCACAAATATCTAGTGGCAGAGCCAGAGTTATAGTAAAGGGTTCAAAAACTCAAGAAATAGATACACGAAGTAGCCGAAGGATTTCgatatctactatatatacttagaaagttattttaatcatatacaaataatataattttccgtcAAAGGAGGCTCGAATTCCCTAATGCCAATGTAGCTCCGCACTGTATATACCCTTtcacttaataattttttaaaaaactattctACTTTTAAGAGAGTTTTAGGAATAATAAATGGATAATAGCAAGAAGTATTATTTGATTTATGTCCTTACATAATATTATTCTTAAAAGGATTTGTCATATCTCAACAAAAGGAAGTTTTACTCCCTCTATCATAATATGTGTCCTGTTTTTCGCACATGTCTCTTAGAACATATTAATCAGGTGAGACTGTGAATATTTTACACtcatttatgttttaatatataatatctcTTTAGTTGATATTCACTTTATTAATGTATCATCTCTTATAATTGAGgtgttcataatttttaaaagcaACTAATTTGTGTTAggaaataacatatataaaaacaagataaatatgaataatcGAGAAAGGAatctagaaacataattaatgaAACATAATGTAACGtgaaaattcaacttgaaaaaagTTATAGGTAAAGACGAGCAAATTCACTATATTAAAGATAGAGTACAATTTCAAATTCTCCAgaattattcttttgttttctgccacaaaaagattgaaaaatgcCCAGAAAAATAGGCTCCATTTTTAGTGAAAACTGGTGCCCATTTACTGTACTATAATCTCATGATCTGTTCAGCTTTTATAAAGTTGCGAAAGTCTCAAGACAAGCTGAAACATGCTAACATGAATAGGCAAAATCATTGGAAAAAAGAATTTGGGACAATTCTaacaatttgagaaaaaaaaataatgaattttattttaaatttttaaaatgacaaattatttgaaataattacttTAGAATGAAAGACAAATAATTTGAGGGTGTACTATAATTTTTTGCTTGGTAATATTTAGGTTTACAACAAATTAAATCTTTCTTTTTACTCAGActcagttttttttttcctccatGCGTCAAACACAgtgctattttatttttggacttTAACTTGCCTTCGTGAccttttcttaattatatatcaTTATTGAAATATGTAAATCGATCAACAATACACGTTTTCAACAATTAATTTGCGTTTCAACTTAAATATGAAATGACATTTAATGTACTAATTAGTATACCTAAGAATTTTCTCGTGTCATCCAATCCTTTATTGGACAATAGAGTTAGGAGACTTGTAGGTGACAATCATtctattttaatatgaaataagaaattgaAGTATAGAAAGTTTATATCTTTTCCTAAATTAGCTCTTCGATCGGTCcctttcttagttttttttttctacttaaATCTAAAATCAACTATAGATAATGTGGATTATACTCTAGTGACGTTTTCTTCTAATGTCTCTATTGTTATCGTAAgctaatcattttttttaatgttatctCCCATTAAAGATCTCATATGATCCAAAAACAACCGGCGGACAAAATATAGGGCACATCATAACAtcctataattttatttttaacatagacGAATCAAAGATTTAAAATCGTAGGAATAAGAATAAATCGAACTTTAAAATTATCTGTCTAAATAAATTTACTGAACCTGTTTTAGTTCCAACTTTGATTGAAAATGGGTTTTGAAAGGGTATATGTGTAATTTAATGGTATGGAAAAATAACATGAACAATAATGTGTAATTGTGAATGTTTGAAGAAATTGAAGGAGATTTTCTTGTGAAATGGGCCTATAGGGCCCGCTAAACGTGTTCTTTCGGGTTAAGAATCTAATTCAGTTCATGAATTTTAAGTCATACTTATGATAggcttataaataatttatttattcataaaagaaGGATAAAAAGAAGTGTAGCTTTAACAGAAAAGTGATAGATATATAAACCAAGGTTCCAGAGGAATAAGATGACTTTCTTATGATCAAATTCATGTATTAAAAATCTCTTAATTAACAGCTAAGTAATCCTATGTTTGATAATAACTCTGGGTTGATTAAGTAACCTTTGTTGCATATAGTGATCTTTAACTTTTATTCTTACTATtcctttaattaaaatttgttatcAAAAGTATCCTAAATTATAACTAAATTTCGCTAGACGTTTTTTATAAGAATGTTTGCTTGAAAACATAAGTTCACTAGTTCAATGCTATCTAATTCACAAGATAAATCTTACacttactaataataataataaaaaaaaataaaaaatgctaaGCACATTTTATGCCCTACAAGGCACGAGTtcatattatttaacttaattatgtcCAACGCATATGAACTTTTTAAGCATAATGTTTTTGATATGGACTTATGTTTTTTAGGGTATAACTTGTGCcttttaatataattagttcagttttagaattttatgtgatacaacTCATACTAATATATGTCTGAGGCTAAAGAAAAACTAGTTAACATAAGTTTAATGTACCAAGTTCTTCGTTACTTTAAAAACAATtccatttgatttttttgttcaGCTAAGCTTTGTAGGACAATCATTAAAACCACAATCacaaagttaaaattataaaatttaaagaccacaaaaaaataaagttatttgtGCATGGAAGGATAATTGTCCAATATACATAAGTTTTTAAAGCTCATGTGTAGCCCAATTCATCATGTGAACTCAAgctaaattttatttcaaaataattaacattaatagcttgaatttgaattgtaaCACGCATTTAATTTCTAAATCAATTATAAGTTGTAAATACATTGtcaaagttttttatttatcattcttgatgatttctcataattttgataaatcatTGCATACCATATGTTCTCTAGTGAATTGAATGATGATCAAATAATGTGGACTGTACTTTTCATTTTAGCGTATGCTCTTGGAGAATTGGAGAattaaattatgttgtttttGCAATATGAATTGTGAGAATATTGATTTAGAATACTTTGTCATTCAAGTAAGTGGTGGACAcagtaaatttcaaaaaaattactttttttttaagattttaaagAATGTATGTAGTTGCTTGTGTTTCGGctaattattatgattattattgaGGAAAAATTAGctcttattttctttcaaataataATTGAGAATCTTAAACAATGGGCTATATTCCTTTATTTGAATAGCTTTGACAAGTTTATGTCTTAAATCTACTCTCAATCTATTGCAATGTTAGCTAAATAAAGTGATCTAAAGCcaaaatatagaaaagaaaatttacttagtttttaattttgtttttgttttgataaattctaaaattatatgatgGTTAATTGTAACTTGATAACTATTTCCTTCCTTTCAATTGAAAGTATaatatttgttgtattttgcaaaacaaatatatgcatgtatgaattattttacataacataataacacaaatatttaaatatttttttattgattatagttttaaaaccttttcataaaactcaattattatataatattttgaagttgttctaaaagtgttttaaaataaaattaaggttTCGCTTGAGTTAATAtaggacaactttcacatatagcaaataaaaaatttatatttgtgtgctatagcaaactttgtataattgcgctccatagcaaacatagaaactatataattcgttatacatatacagttgaagcaaattgtataaaacgaagtgtataaaacaagaaagaaagacacttgggcagagaactatataaaaacgaagtgtataaacgaattgtattattataagtgtatagaacgattatatacaatttgtataaaatgagaaagagagaaagacaaaagagacttgacaaggaatatacaattaaatcgaattgtataaaacgagaaagagagaaattagatacaatttgaaaattgtataaaacgataaagagagaaaggcaaaagaatctggacaggggagtatttttagtgtataattataagtgtataggacgaaaacaTATGTactttgcatgtgtatatacaattttctcacgctttatacaaacagaaacacaatttatacatttcgcttctgtttgtataagtgagaaaggcgagggtggcgagcgagatctgggagagtggcgagcgagatttggaagaggggagagaggggaacaaaaatatatgtatttatacaattttctttgctttatacaattaggaacaatttctatacacttgtgtttgtataaaaagtga
This window of the Solanum pennellii chromosome 2, SPENNV200 genome carries:
- the LOC107010183 gene encoding protein GLUTAMINE DUMPER 6 translates to MMMMKPSHNATSTLLVDSGITKWNSPVPYLFGGLAIILGLIALALLVVTCSYKKPSTEESSSRSNNVNDSDHGQEKKTIELMKPEMEPKFVVIMPGDYNPTWLAKPTLPIRYGPNKV